The sequence below is a genomic window from Methylotuvimicrobium sp. KM2.
GAGTCGCAACCACATCGCTAGCCGGCTGTTTCGGTTGCCATATGTCGTTTCTCGACATCGACGAACGTATGCTGCAACTCGCCGAGGCGGTCGAATTCGATCGTTCGCCGATTACCGACATCGAACATTGCACGAATTGCGACATCGGTTTAATCGAAGGAGGCGTATGCAATTCGGAAAACGTACATGTATTGCGCGAATTTCGTAAAAACTGCAAAACACTGGTCGCGGTCGGCGCCTGCGCCATCAACGGCGGCTTGCCGGCGATGCGTAATTTCATTCCGCTTGAAGAATGCCTAACCGAAGCCTATTTAGACGGCATCGGCGTCG
It includes:
- a CDS encoding NADP oxidoreductase — encoded protein: MTNKIRVATTSLAGCFGCHMSFLDIDERMLQLAEAVEFDRSPITDIEHCTNCDIGLIEGGVCNSENVHVLREFRKNCKTLVAVGACAINGGLPAMRNFIPLEECLTEAYLDGIGVENPQIPSDPELPLLLDKVRPVHEIVKIDYFLPGCPPSADVFWKFLTDLLEGREPSLPYELVHYD